The Pricia mediterranea genome includes a window with the following:
- a CDS encoding SpvB/TcaC N-terminal domain-containing protein yields the protein MAQEGNTGTISLPNGGGAISGLGEKFSPDLFTGSGNFSVPITLPPGRNGFQPQLNLEYSTGSGNGPFGLGWSLGIPGVGRKTSKGIPKYQGRDTFILSGSEDLVPVKTEANITKYRPRTEGLFARIERINDAENDYWNVRSKDGLASKYGTSKSKGNDPAAIAHPNNRNNVFAWKLTETKDTFGNRIVYSYLRDSGDTYDQLYPEEIRYVDYKDESGNEKFLVTVRFAYDDIPIRYEDAMLDNRRIYPTSDHRAGFEIRTAKICSAIKIYTNPDGVETLTDNQLTRSYKMVYLHELPDAELQTSNTKLPKNGIPLLHRIEVIGHDGGKTETLPAPRFGYSTFDPKKRKFFPVEGRDIPSQSLADPNLELVDLFGNGLPDLLETKGDVRYWRNLGNGKFDMPREMREAPTSINLAANGVQILDANGDGRPDLMVTTPEMSGYFPTRPDALWDRRSFQRYRQSPSFSLQDPEVRLIDLDGDGVSDVLRSGSRFELFYNDPEQGWNEVKQVSRGKLEDFPNVNFSDVRVKWADMTGDGLTDIVLVHDGNIEYWPNKGYGNWGKRIHMHDSPRLPYGYDPQQIFFGDLNGDGAADLIYVDHCKVTLWVNQAGRGWSDAIEIDGTPPITYPSAIRLVDLNGSGTSALLWTSDKRGARNHYYYLDFTGGIKPYLLTTMDNRIGALTRVTYESSTRFYVEDEKRSETRWQSTLPFPVQVVNKVEVIDRISKGKLTTEYSYHHGYWDGEEREFRGFGRVDQRDTESFETYHQQSIDEDLSFQMVDQQYFSPPTETRTWFHQGPIKRKDGDWITSDYQKEYWQGDLSKLDWVDKLSDFLKALDPKNRRDALRTLRGSTLRSEMYALDGNDLEERPYTVSESVYGVREESPPDPEDTSRRRIYLPHQLASRTTQWERGDEPMTQFSFTSGYDQYGQPTETLQIACPRNWLDLVDTSQKYLATFSKSIFAVRDDADEYIVDRVADSKSYEINPDTAVSVRQLKDSVQDGSVDKRLIGHSLTFYDGQAYIGLENGTIGEHGAAMRTETLVFTEEILKNIHNGVLPPYFKMDGQQDFGNEYPTNFIDALSPSSATNPARPGLINTLLGYGLSDGITSPFEKGFYVAGQRQEIDDVGLPISTIDALGNKTTLEYDNFGLFPIKTTDPAGLETHAEYNYHFMQPTGITDANGNRSAVSFTPLGMTKSLQVMGKADEEKGDRPEQPGTRFEYDFFAFEKSMQTDPDHPHPVFVHTIQRTEHAWDLIEQENMRRTDNGEDSMIEAEIDDFFTDEAENHPERFIETREYSDGFGRVIQNRVQAEDVLFGDEFFGNGTLPENQDDQAGTRKAVVGKTARNTTNVSVSGWQTFNNKGKPIEQYEPFYHQGWDYLDRSEASDEMVGQTATLFYDPRGQVLRTVNPNGSEQRVIYGIPEDFDDPDNFKPTPWEAYTYDTNDNAGRTHATESQDYQAHWNSPANIEIDALGRTVKAIERTRDSANDPMEEIATKSRYDILGNLLEVTDAFDRKAFKYIYSLVPESQPLNIESIDAGLRQVIVNAAGQEVERRDGKGSLILQNQDALQRPTHFWARDDVEQEVKLRQKLIYGDNPDANLTPGEIEDGNFLGQLYQHYDEAGRITIGGYDFKGNPLETTRQVIADGQLLSVYADAPANDWKIESFQVDWQQSEPNLLNSKKYKTTSNFDALNRPTEVIYPEDVEGNRSRLNPVYNRAGALEQVKSGAKTYVDRIAYNAKGQRTMIAYGNGLMTRYAYDEKAFRLKRLRTENYTQPDNLTYKPNGSPVQDFAYSYDLSGNILKIKDRISGSGTAENPDKLDRLFTYDPLYRLRSATGRECKQDLPNPPWLDNPKCQDTSQTRGYMREYNYDAMGNMQQMKHHALGSSGFQTNRTFTAETANNRLKKVDFGGTAFDYGYDVNGNMVQEGQARHFEWNHSDQLKAFRTQANNSEPSVHAQYLYDATGQRVMKLVRKQGGKLEARVFIGELFEHYLWDMETNIPKENSVLHVMDDQQRIALVRRGAAHPDDRGPDIQFHLGDHLGSSNLVVDDNGSFMNREEHYPYGETSFGSFGKKRYRFTGKERDEESGLSYHGARYYANMIFRWISTDRTGATDGNNLYIYVLDNPISFHDPTGNYMEAGHFYTVYFVALSAGFPEDVAFKTAFYAQMPDEVHELDATATMISAVKLQFVEHLVTGQTSDSLSPSPQLSSDATAHAQLIQRNLHVLTGGSATLARKNIASKLKNFEPGTPIFGMLLHAFGDSYTHTVPGTDNQFSTGKGHAFEGNKPDQINLRQGIYLKYTSSLYDSLIEIAKNNGWQPRISKSDLTKFTTHISNQESETSQIRTIRGISAMRGMGGPMRDYSPENENHFSKTMTKTSFDDFKKENFYMMKGVHLDQLINEIKTNMQPASQ from the coding sequence ATGGCACAAGAAGGAAATACCGGTACAATATCCCTTCCCAATGGTGGTGGGGCTATTAGTGGTTTGGGCGAAAAATTCAGCCCCGATCTTTTTACGGGCAGTGGTAATTTTTCGGTTCCGATCACATTGCCGCCGGGCCGTAATGGCTTTCAACCACAACTTAATTTAGAGTACAGTACAGGTTCGGGCAATGGTCCCTTCGGCTTGGGTTGGTCGTTGGGTATTCCAGGTGTAGGCCGAAAAACCTCGAAAGGGATACCTAAATATCAAGGCAGGGATACCTTTATTCTATCTGGATCTGAGGACTTAGTACCTGTTAAAACTGAGGCCAACATTACAAAATATAGGCCACGGACCGAAGGTCTGTTTGCGCGGATCGAACGGATAAATGATGCCGAAAACGATTACTGGAATGTGCGTAGTAAGGATGGTCTTGCCAGTAAATATGGCACATCCAAATCGAAAGGTAATGATCCGGCCGCTATCGCCCATCCTAATAATCGTAACAATGTCTTTGCCTGGAAATTGACAGAGACCAAAGACACCTTTGGTAACCGGATCGTCTACTCCTATCTGCGTGATTCAGGAGACACATATGATCAGTTATATCCCGAAGAAATCCGATATGTGGATTATAAAGATGAGTCAGGCAATGAAAAATTTCTGGTCACCGTTAGGTTTGCTTATGACGATATCCCAATCCGTTATGAAGACGCTATGTTGGATAACCGACGCATTTATCCCACTTCAGATCATCGTGCCGGTTTTGAAATCCGAACCGCTAAAATATGTAGCGCCATCAAAATATATACCAATCCCGACGGAGTGGAAACCCTTACCGACAATCAATTGACACGTTCCTATAAAATGGTATATCTGCACGAGCTCCCGGATGCCGAACTACAAACTTCAAATACCAAATTGCCCAAAAATGGAATTCCTTTATTACACCGTATAGAGGTGATTGGCCATGATGGTGGAAAAACGGAAACCCTACCTGCTCCTCGCTTTGGTTACAGTACGTTCGACCCAAAGAAACGAAAGTTTTTCCCCGTCGAGGGTCGGGACATACCCTCACAATCCTTGGCCGACCCCAATCTTGAACTTGTTGATCTTTTCGGCAACGGGCTCCCCGACCTTCTCGAAACAAAGGGAGACGTACGTTACTGGCGAAACTTGGGCAACGGAAAATTCGATATGCCCCGTGAAATGCGAGAGGCCCCTACGAGCATAAACCTTGCTGCCAATGGAGTCCAGATCTTGGATGCCAATGGTGATGGAAGACCTGATTTAATGGTAACCACTCCTGAAATGTCTGGGTACTTTCCCACCCGACCCGATGCACTCTGGGACCGGCGTTCCTTTCAGCGATACCGGCAATCACCTTCGTTTAGTTTGCAGGACCCGGAAGTCCGTTTGATCGATCTAGACGGTGATGGGGTAAGCGATGTCCTTCGCAGTGGCAGTAGATTTGAACTGTTTTATAATGACCCCGAACAAGGATGGAACGAGGTAAAACAGGTTTCCCGTGGAAAACTGGAGGACTTTCCAAACGTAAATTTTTCCGATGTCCGCGTAAAATGGGCAGATATGACGGGGGATGGGCTTACCGATATCGTGCTAGTGCACGACGGGAATATTGAATATTGGCCCAACAAAGGTTATGGGAACTGGGGAAAAAGAATACATATGCACGATAGCCCGCGCCTGCCTTATGGCTATGACCCCCAACAGATTTTTTTTGGTGATCTGAACGGTGACGGAGCGGCCGACCTTATTTATGTTGATCACTGTAAAGTAACGCTATGGGTTAATCAAGCAGGCCGCGGATGGAGCGATGCCATCGAAATTGACGGTACCCCGCCCATCACCTATCCTTCTGCGATTCGGTTGGTCGATCTAAACGGTTCCGGAACTAGTGCCTTACTCTGGACAAGTGATAAAAGAGGAGCCCGCAATCATTATTACTACCTCGATTTTACCGGGGGCATAAAACCATATCTACTCACTACAATGGATAATCGTATAGGCGCTCTTACACGTGTGACCTATGAATCCTCGACAAGATTTTATGTAGAGGATGAAAAGCGATCGGAAACACGCTGGCAAAGTACATTGCCTTTTCCCGTACAGGTGGTCAATAAGGTGGAAGTTATCGATAGGATTTCCAAGGGGAAACTAACTACCGAGTACAGCTATCATCACGGCTATTGGGATGGGGAGGAACGGGAATTCCGGGGCTTTGGCCGGGTTGACCAAAGGGATACGGAAAGTTTCGAAACCTACCATCAACAATCAATAGACGAAGACCTTTCTTTTCAAATGGTGGACCAACAATATTTTTCTCCTCCTACGGAAACCCGGACGTGGTTCCACCAAGGCCCGATTAAAAGAAAGGATGGGGATTGGATCACTTCTGATTATCAAAAGGAATATTGGCAGGGCGATCTATCCAAGTTGGATTGGGTCGATAAGCTTTCCGATTTTTTAAAGGCCCTGGATCCAAAGAACCGTAGAGATGCGCTACGCACCCTCCGTGGAAGTACCTTACGGTCGGAAATGTATGCCTTGGATGGCAACGATCTGGAAGAACGGCCGTACACTGTTTCGGAATCGGTGTATGGAGTAAGGGAAGAATCACCGCCGGATCCAGAGGACACATCCAGAAGACGGATTTATTTACCCCATCAACTGGCCAGCCGCACTACCCAATGGGAACGTGGCGATGAACCCATGACGCAATTTAGTTTCACCTCCGGTTACGATCAGTACGGGCAGCCTACAGAAACACTACAAATCGCATGTCCTAGAAATTGGCTTGATCTTGTTGACACCTCACAAAAATATTTAGCAACGTTTAGCAAAAGCATTTTCGCAGTGCGGGACGATGCCGACGAGTATATCGTTGACAGGGTTGCCGATTCAAAAAGCTACGAGATAAACCCTGATACCGCTGTTAGTGTACGGCAGCTTAAGGATTCCGTTCAAGATGGAAGTGTGGATAAAAGACTAATCGGCCATTCGCTTACCTTTTATGACGGCCAAGCTTATATAGGACTTGAAAATGGAACTATTGGTGAGCATGGTGCAGCCATGCGTACAGAAACGCTTGTATTCACAGAAGAAATTCTCAAAAATATTCACAATGGTGTTTTACCACCTTATTTTAAGATGGACGGTCAACAGGACTTTGGCAATGAATATCCTACAAATTTTATCGATGCATTATCTCCATCCAGCGCAACAAACCCTGCCCGACCGGGCTTGATAAACACATTGCTTGGATATGGTTTGTCCGATGGTATAACTTCACCATTTGAAAAGGGCTTCTATGTAGCCGGGCAAAGACAGGAAATCGATGATGTGGGATTGCCCATTTCGACAATCGATGCGCTCGGGAATAAGACCACCTTGGAATATGATAATTTTGGTCTTTTTCCCATAAAGACCACCGATCCGGCCGGTCTGGAAACCCACGCCGAATACAACTACCATTTTATGCAACCCACCGGCATTACCGATGCCAACGGTAATCGGTCTGCCGTATCGTTTACCCCGTTGGGAATGACAAAAAGCCTACAGGTGATGGGCAAGGCAGACGAAGAAAAAGGAGACCGCCCCGAACAGCCGGGAACCCGGTTTGAATACGATTTCTTTGCTTTTGAAAAAAGCATGCAAACCGACCCCGATCATCCCCATCCGGTCTTTGTACATACCATTCAACGTACCGAGCATGCCTGGGACTTGATCGAACAGGAGAACATGCGACGGACAGATAACGGAGAGGATTCCATGATAGAAGCTGAAATCGATGATTTCTTCACCGATGAAGCAGAAAACCACCCGGAGCGGTTTATAGAAACCCGGGAATACAGTGATGGCTTTGGCCGGGTGATTCAAAACCGAGTACAAGCAGAGGATGTGTTGTTCGGAGATGAATTCTTTGGTAACGGCACCCTGCCGGAGAATCAAGATGATCAAGCTGGTACGCGAAAAGCAGTAGTAGGCAAAACAGCCAGGAACACCACCAATGTAAGTGTCAGCGGATGGCAGACCTTTAACAACAAAGGAAAACCCATTGAACAGTACGAGCCATTCTATCACCAGGGGTGGGATTATCTCGATAGAAGCGAAGCGAGCGATGAAATGGTGGGGCAGACAGCGACACTTTTTTACGATCCAAGAGGTCAAGTGCTGCGCACCGTCAACCCCAACGGTTCTGAACAAAGGGTCATTTACGGAATACCGGAAGATTTTGACGACCCCGATAATTTTAAACCAACGCCATGGGAAGCCTATACCTATGATACCAATGACAATGCCGGCCGTACCCATGCTACGGAATCGCAGGACTACCAGGCACATTGGAACTCTCCTGCCAACATTGAAATCGATGCCCTGGGAAGGACTGTAAAAGCTATTGAACGAACAAGGGATAGTGCCAATGACCCAATGGAAGAAATTGCCACCAAGTCCCGTTATGATATCCTCGGAAATCTGTTGGAAGTAACCGATGCATTTGATCGTAAGGCTTTTAAATATATCTATTCGCTGGTTCCCGAAAGTCAGCCCCTAAATATCGAGAGTATTGATGCCGGCCTGCGGCAGGTCATCGTAAATGCGGCCGGACAGGAAGTAGAACGGCGTGATGGAAAAGGCTCTTTGATCCTGCAAAACCAGGATGCGCTTCAGCGGCCCACCCATTTTTGGGCACGGGATGATGTTGAACAAGAAGTAAAATTACGGCAGAAGTTAATCTACGGTGATAACCCGGATGCCAATTTAACTCCTGGTGAAATTGAAGACGGAAACTTTCTGGGTCAGTTATATCAGCACTACGATGAGGCAGGCAGAATAACTATCGGAGGATACGATTTTAAGGGAAACCCGCTGGAAACTACCCGACAAGTTATAGCAGACGGGCAGTTGCTTTCTGTGTATGCGGATGCCCCGGCCAACGATTGGAAGATCGAATCCTTTCAGGTGGACTGGCAACAATCTGAACCTAACTTGCTAAATTCAAAAAAGTATAAGACTACCAGTAATTTTGATGCCCTTAACCGGCCAACGGAGGTAATCTACCCCGAGGATGTGGAAGGAAACCGGAGTCGGCTTAATCCCGTTTACAACCGTGCCGGTGCGTTGGAGCAAGTGAAGTCGGGTGCCAAAACCTATGTAGACCGAATAGCCTACAATGCTAAGGGACAGCGTACGATGATCGCCTATGGAAACGGATTGATGACCCGCTATGCCTACGATGAAAAGGCCTTTCGCTTAAAGCGACTGCGGACAGAGAATTATACGCAACCGGATAATCTTACCTACAAACCTAATGGCTCTCCGGTTCAGGACTTTGCCTATTCGTATGACCTTAGCGGAAATATCTTAAAAATCAAAGATCGTATTTCCGGTTCGGGAACTGCCGAAAACCCGGATAAACTGGATCGATTATTCACCTACGATCCATTGTACAGATTGCGCTCTGCCACCGGTAGGGAATGTAAACAAGACTTGCCAAATCCACCTTGGCTGGACAATCCCAAATGTCAGGATACCAGCCAAACACGAGGGTATATGCGAGAGTATAATTATGATGCAATGGGCAATATGCAACAAATGAAGCACCATGCCTTGGGAAGTTCAGGGTTTCAAACCAACAGGACGTTTACTGCCGAAACCGCTAACAATCGACTAAAAAAGGTAGATTTTGGAGGCACCGCATTCGATTATGGGTATGATGTTAACGGCAACATGGTACAAGAAGGTCAGGCCCGTCATTTTGAATGGAACCACAGTGACCAGCTAAAAGCATTCCGTACACAGGCCAATAATAGCGAACCTTCTGTTCATGCGCAGTATTTGTATGATGCAACCGGACAGCGAGTTATGAAATTGGTACGTAAACAGGGTGGTAAGTTGGAAGCAAGAGTGTTCATCGGTGAATTGTTTGAGCATTATCTATGGGACATGGAGACGAACATTCCAAAAGAAAACAGTGTGCTTCATGTAATGGATGACCAGCAGCGAATTGCACTGGTTCGTCGCGGAGCGGCTCATCCTGATGATAGGGGGCCGGATATCCAATTCCATTTAGGCGACCATTTGGGAAGTAGCAATTTGGTGGTTGACGATAACGGAAGTTTCATGAACCGTGAAGAACACTATCCATACGGGGAGACCAGTTTTGGGAGTTTTGGAAAGAAGCGGTATCGGTTTACCGGTAAGGAGCGGGATGAGGAGAGCGGGTTGAGTTATCATGGGGCTAGATATTATGCAAATATGATATTTAGATGGATAAGTACTGATCGTACAGGGGCCACTGATGGAAATAACTTATATATATATGTTTTAGATAATCCTATAAGTTTCCATGATCCAACTGGAAATTATATGGAGGCTGGCCATTTTTATACTGTTTATTTTGTTGCCTTATCTGCCGGTTTTCCTGAGGATGTTGCATTTAAAACCGCTTTTTATGCCCAAATGCCAGATGAAGTGCATGAACTAGATGCTACTGCAACAATGATTAGTGCTGTAAAGCTACAATTTGTAGAACATTTAGTCACTGGACAAACCAGTGATTCACTCTCTCCCTCTCCTCAATTGAGCTCAGATGCTACTGCCCATGCCCAGCTAATTCAAAGGAATCTTCATGTACTTACAGGAGGTAGTGCAACTTTGGCTAGAAAGAATATTGCATCAAAATTAAAGAACTTTGAGCCTGGGACACCGATTTTTGGAATGTTGCTCCATGCATTTGGAGATAGTTATACACATACAGTGCCCGGAACAGATAACCAATTTTCTACTGGGAAAGGACATGCATTTGAAGGCAATAAACCTGATCAAATTAATTTAAGACAAGGAATATATCTTAAATATACTTCATCGTTGTATGATAGTTTGATTGAAATTGCCAAGAATAATGGTTGGCAGCCGAGAATTTCAAAAAGTGATTTAACGAAATTTACGACGCATATATCAAATCAAGAATCCGAAACAAGTCAAATCAGAACTATCAGAGGGATTTCAGCAATGAGAGGAATGGGTGGCCCAATGAGGGACTATAGTCCTGAGAATGAAAATCACTTTAGCAAAACTATGACAAAAACCAGTTTTGACGATTTTAAAAAAGAAAATTTTTATATGATGAAAGGCGTACACCTTGACCAACTGATAAACGAAATAAAGACAAATATGCAACCAGCTTCGCAATAA
- a CDS encoding helix-turn-helix domain-containing protein, which produces MDYHHFVESLKRFIIKNFSNKLDFKIPESLREYVVCAIHGQSDSEIQITYPVHPNGFPLLINIYGDMPTLHIGGKMIHPKSRLILAGQVRAKNLEIEMDGVFGQIGFVLRPTTPYYLFQKCGSYFLNRWRSVENIVPNDSDRLEKTLDSTGEVMARLDIMLEFLNKLSLKAHPRHKWLDRTLKIILHTDGRVSQNKLAEIVGFSLRHFRRRFKEVIGVSPKYYCKVIQMNTFFEIFKSSDETKLNTMALDCGYYDQAHFNRDFNSLIGDSPRKFLNGDHSFAKDYLGRL; this is translated from the coding sequence ATGGATTATCATCATTTCGTTGAAAGTTTAAAAAGGTTCATAATCAAAAATTTTTCAAACAAACTAGATTTCAAAATCCCTGAAAGTCTTAGGGAATATGTAGTCTGTGCCATCCATGGTCAATCGGACTCAGAGATACAAATTACATATCCCGTACATCCGAATGGATTTCCACTACTAATTAATATTTATGGTGATATGCCCACTCTTCATATTGGTGGTAAGATGATACATCCAAAATCTAGATTGATCCTCGCCGGACAGGTCCGTGCCAAGAATCTTGAAATTGAAATGGATGGAGTTTTTGGCCAGATAGGTTTCGTACTGCGACCAACGACACCCTATTATCTATTTCAAAAGTGCGGCAGTTATTTTCTTAACCGTTGGAGGTCTGTGGAGAACATTGTACCTAATGATTCAGATAGGCTTGAAAAAACCCTCGATTCAACCGGTGAAGTGATGGCCAGATTGGATATTATGCTAGAATTCTTAAATAAGCTTTCCCTAAAAGCCCATCCCCGTCATAAGTGGCTTGATCGAACCTTGAAAATAATTCTGCATACCGATGGTCGAGTTTCCCAGAACAAACTAGCGGAAATTGTAGGTTTTAGCTTAAGGCATTTTAGGAGGAGGTTCAAAGAAGTTATCGGGGTATCACCAAAATATTATTGCAAAGTGATTCAGATGAACACCTTCTTTGAGATTTTCAAATCTTCGGATGAAACTAAATTAAATACGATGGCCCTGGATTGTGGCTATTATGATCAAGCACATTTTAATCGTGACTTCAACTCACTCATTGGAGATAGCCCGAGAAAATTTCTCAATGGCGATCATTCCTTTGCCAAAGATTATTTGGGACGTTTGTAA
- a CDS encoding sulfatase family protein gives MNNNRSTHSLLILLMVFVYCGPLCSQKRKTNSFPNIIYILADDLGYGDVKCFNPEGKIATPNLDTMAANGVKFTDAHTSSAVCSPTRYGILTGRYNWRSSLKSSVLSGYSKSLIEQERTTIAEMFKRQGYSTGYVGKWHLGWDWEILDKNPNLQHDKLSAKPKVNFSAPIVNGPSTHGFDYSFGFSGSLDMAPYVYVENDMPTAVPTKSTVSVDEKGIWREGPTSDDFVHANVLQDLTDRAVQYIDRSAKGKSPFFLYFPLPAPHTPILPTTEFLGRSNSNMYGDFVMQVDDVVGQIRAALKKQGIWENTLLVFTSDNGCSPKADFEELAQVNHDPSYTFRGAKADIFEGGHRVPFIVEWPDRALKNSSSEKTICTTDFFATCAELIGYPIQDTEAEDSYSMLSLITGEDNAAIREYTVHHSINGSFAIRKDNWKLIVCPGSGGWSYPRPKDIKQEKLDLPAMQLYNLKEDIGETKNLISEYPVKAAKLKAALKRIIFDGRSTPGVNQRNEGMEGWKQIEPIIN, from the coding sequence ATGAACAATAATCGATCGACCCATTCTCTACTCATTCTGTTGATGGTATTTGTCTATTGTGGTCCCCTTTGTAGCCAAAAAAGAAAGACAAATTCTTTCCCGAACATAATCTACATCCTGGCCGATGATTTGGGGTATGGAGATGTTAAATGCTTTAATCCTGAAGGTAAAATTGCCACACCGAATTTAGATACTATGGCAGCTAATGGGGTCAAGTTTACCGACGCACACACCTCATCCGCTGTTTGTTCCCCGACCCGGTACGGTATTTTGACCGGTCGCTACAATTGGCGCAGTTCCCTAAAGAGTTCCGTGTTGAGTGGGTATTCGAAGTCATTGATCGAACAAGAACGTACTACCATTGCAGAGATGTTTAAAAGGCAAGGGTATTCAACAGGGTATGTTGGGAAATGGCATCTCGGATGGGACTGGGAAATTCTCGATAAAAATCCCAATCTGCAGCATGATAAATTAAGTGCGAAACCCAAGGTAAACTTTAGCGCACCGATAGTGAACGGTCCTTCGACCCATGGTTTCGATTATTCCTTTGGTTTTTCCGGTTCCCTCGATATGGCGCCTTATGTTTATGTGGAGAATGACATGCCGACTGCGGTACCCACGAAATCTACGGTTTCGGTCGACGAAAAGGGAATTTGGAGAGAAGGGCCTACTTCCGATGATTTCGTTCATGCGAACGTGCTGCAGGATTTGACCGATAGGGCCGTTCAATATATCGATCGAAGTGCGAAAGGGAAATCCCCTTTCTTTCTCTATTTTCCATTGCCCGCGCCCCATACCCCTATTTTGCCGACCACTGAATTTCTGGGCAGGAGCAATTCTAATATGTACGGCGATTTTGTAATGCAAGTGGACGATGTGGTAGGCCAAATCAGGGCAGCACTGAAAAAGCAAGGTATCTGGGAAAATACACTTCTAGTGTTCACTAGTGATAATGGGTGTTCTCCCAAGGCCGATTTTGAAGAACTTGCCCAAGTCAATCATGACCCCAGCTATACTTTCAGGGGGGCAAAGGCCGATATTTTTGAAGGTGGGCACCGTGTACCCTTTATTGTGGAGTGGCCCGATAGGGCATTGAAGAATTCAAGCTCCGAAAAGACAATCTGTACCACCGATTTTTTTGCCACCTGCGCAGAACTGATCGGTTATCCAATACAAGATACCGAAGCTGAGGATAGTTACAGTATGCTCTCACTTATTACAGGGGAGGATAATGCAGCAATTCGTGAATATACGGTGCATCATTCGATCAACGGGTCTTTTGCGATTAGGAAAGACAATTGGAAATTAATTGTTTGTCCGGGATCCGGTGGGTGGAGCTATCCCAGGCCAAAGGATATAAAGCAGGAAAAACTCGATTTGCCGGCTATGCAGTTATACAATTTGAAGGAGGACATCGGTGAAACAAAAAATTTGATATCCGAATACCCCGTTAAGGCTGCGAAGTTAAAGGCGGCGCTCAAAAGAATCATATTTGACGGAAGGAGTACTCCCGGGGTCAACCAAAGAAATGAGGGTATGGAAGGCTGGAAACAAATTGAACCGATCATCAATTGA